One window from the genome of Candidatus Neomarinimicrobiota bacterium encodes:
- a CDS encoding DUF58 domain-containing protein — MISQEIHKKVRHIEIRTRHLVNDFLGGEYHSVFKGRGMTFSEVREYQPGDDIRLIDWNVTARYNAPFVKVFEEERELTVLIAYDASRSGHFGSASQFKAELAAEMGAVLGFSAIKNNDKVGLLIFTDNIERFVPPKKGSSHVLRVVRELLYHETRGRGTDIEGAMSYLLRILNRRSVIFLISDFLDSGFERTLRIANQKHDLIGIQIYDPREIDLVNTGLVKIHDPETGETFWMDTTSRVARKEYRDRMIERMETLAGMCKKIKLDLIPVAVGTDYVEPLMDFFRQREKRF, encoded by the coding sequence ATGATCTCTCAAGAAATCCACAAAAAGGTCCGTCATATAGAAATACGCACCCGTCATCTCGTAAATGATTTTCTTGGAGGAGAGTACCACAGCGTCTTCAAGGGACGTGGCATGACCTTCTCCGAAGTTCGTGAATACCAACCAGGGGATGACATACGACTCATCGACTGGAATGTAACGGCAAGGTATAATGCTCCATTCGTAAAAGTATTTGAGGAGGAACGGGAGCTCACCGTTCTTATTGCATACGACGCCAGCCGATCCGGACATTTTGGTTCCGCATCACAATTCAAGGCAGAGCTCGCCGCAGAAATGGGAGCCGTTCTCGGTTTTTCCGCAATCAAGAACAACGATAAAGTAGGCCTCTTGATCTTTACGGACAATATTGAGCGGTTCGTCCCTCCGAAGAAAGGTTCCTCGCACGTTTTGAGAGTGGTGAGGGAGCTGCTCTATCACGAAACCCGGGGCCGGGGGACCGATATCGAGGGAGCCATGAGCTACCTTCTGAGGATCTTGAATAGAAGGAGTGTGATTTTTCTCATCTCGGATTTCCTCGATTCCGGCTTTGAGCGGACGCTCCGGATTGCCAATCAAAAGCATGATCTCATCGGGATTCAAATCTACGACCCGCGTGAGATTGATCTTGTCAACACTGGCCTTGTGAAGATTCACGATCCTGAAACCGGGGAAACCTTCTGGATGGATACCACGTCCCGGGTCGCGCGGAAAGAGTACAGAGATCGGATGATTGAACGAATGGAAACGTTAGCGGGGATGTGTAAGAAGATTAAGTTGGACCTCATTCCCGTTGCGGTGGGGACCGACTATGTGGAACCCCTGATGGACTTTTTCCGCCAGCGGGAAAAACGGTTCTAG
- a CDS encoding AAA family ATPase, with product MVNFSLTEINEKIAKESIFVDPLVEAVEKVIVGQKDIITKILIGLLSNGHILLEGVPGLAKTTIVKTVSQLIDTKFQRIQFTPDMLPADLIGTLIYNQKTGGFETKKGPIFANIILADEINRSPAKVQSALLEAMQERQVTLGEETFLLDDPFLVFATQNPIEQEGTYPLPEAQVDRFMMKLKIDYPSQEEELQILRRVAATDGSIDLKSEVSSEVIRNARSVVNEIYVDEKLERYVVNLVLATRNPADYKLGEIDNLIAYGASPRASIYLIQSSRARAFLERRGYVVPEDIRYVGEDILRHRIILTYEAEAEEVVPEDLIHRLFDTIEVP from the coding sequence ATGGTGAATTTCAGTCTCACTGAAATCAACGAGAAGATTGCCAAGGAGTCAATCTTCGTAGATCCCCTTGTGGAAGCTGTGGAGAAGGTAATCGTGGGGCAGAAGGATATCATAACAAAGATCCTCATCGGGTTGTTATCCAATGGCCATATTCTTCTGGAAGGTGTTCCCGGCCTAGCCAAGACGACCATCGTCAAGACGGTGTCGCAGCTGATCGACACGAAATTCCAGCGAATTCAGTTTACCCCCGATATGTTGCCTGCCGACTTAATCGGCACCCTGATCTATAATCAGAAAACGGGTGGTTTTGAGACGAAGAAAGGTCCGATATTTGCCAACATAATACTGGCAGATGAGATAAACCGGTCGCCTGCTAAAGTTCAAAGTGCGCTGCTGGAGGCGATGCAAGAAAGGCAGGTTACCTTGGGGGAAGAGACGTTTCTGCTCGATGACCCGTTTCTTGTGTTCGCAACTCAGAATCCCATAGAACAAGAGGGAACTTATCCACTGCCCGAAGCCCAGGTGGATAGATTTATGATGAAGTTGAAGATCGATTATCCCTCCCAAGAGGAGGAGCTCCAAATCCTCCGGAGAGTGGCGGCGACAGACGGAAGCATCGATCTAAAGTCCGAAGTATCCTCTGAAGTCATCCGGAATGCTCGCTCCGTGGTGAATGAAATCTACGTGGATGAGAAACTGGAGCGGTATGTCGTAAATCTGGTTCTGGCGACTCGAAATCCAGCTGACTACAAATTGGGAGAGATCGACAATTTGATTGCCTACGGCGCTTCTCCCCGCGCATCCATCTACTTGATTCAGTCTTCCCGGGCACGAGCGTTTCTCGAACGTAGGGGCTACGTTGTGCCTGAGGACATTCGCTACGTGGGGGAAGATATTCTTCGACACCGAATTATACTTACCTACGAAGCTGAAGCGGAAGAGGTTGTTCCTGAAGACCTGATCCATCGGCTGTTTGACACCATCGAAGTTCCGTAA
- the bamD gene encoding outer membrane protein assembly factor BamD encodes MKFSKFLGTFLLIFVGTLAVSCGKRSDSPDGLLEAAKADIGESKYGDAIESLRKLVKVHPGHPAAAEAQYMLGDTFIAYAKDFEQAVKEYRTVVSSYPESHFSVNAQFMLGYVYANFIEDLVMARQEYERFLELYSDRADSGLVQSVQFELENLGKDLNEIPRLRHITS; translated from the coding sequence TTGAAGTTCAGCAAGTTTCTCGGCACATTTTTGTTAATCTTTGTCGGTACTCTCGCCGTAAGTTGCGGCAAGCGGTCTGATTCCCCCGATGGTTTGCTGGAAGCGGCAAAGGCAGATATCGGTGAATCGAAATACGGTGATGCGATCGAGTCTCTGAGAAAGCTCGTCAAAGTCCATCCCGGTCATCCGGCGGCGGCAGAAGCCCAATACATGCTGGGTGACACGTTTATCGCATATGCCAAGGATTTTGAGCAGGCGGTCAAGGAATATCGGACAGTCGTTTCCTCGTATCCAGAGTCTCATTTTTCGGTGAACGCCCAGTTTATGTTGGGCTATGTCTATGCCAATTTCATTGAAGATCTCGTAATGGCGAGACAAGAGTATGAAAGATTTCTCGAACTTTATTCGGACAGAGCCGATAGCGGGCTTGTGCAGTCTGTTCAGTTCGAGTTGGAGAATCTCGGGAAGGACCTGAACGAGATTCCAAGACTCCGCCATATCACCTCCTAG
- a CDS encoding POTRA domain-containing protein yields MTFPRLQFLLVPSLCLVLPLQGQLKEKGYIVDQIQFEGNQSFSSRQLKGVIKLKEPFLVKSSEFNRRSLKLDAITLKNFYLSRGFQDATVEESFTVSEEGRVDVLFRITEGDRSYLESVTVQGNELLSDERIVRILGLEIGEPFNPVGVRQGFSELQREYGNLGKLLVVVESGYPPGEEIHLTLTITEGPTVKIGRIIIGGLSRVDSSIVSRELEIVEGTVYNDELVELSQRQIFETGLFSFVDIIPEKSPDAEDLVNIRVELKEFTVRELFFEPGLALIGSRGEGEESVSGGEVTVQWLDRSSFGTGLRLRAKASVQFPLEPVESAFGKAILRSEATLSSLWIHRWRAPSSLRLFLVRFQDDFFMRIGGEWNVLHVFSEESSIRGGLRWSIIDVKTGEQEQEHALRFSYRHRRLDSPIFPSRGTRFTVESSIVGWLLGGARDYYRVEVDYRRYFPFGSSAVLALRTKLGLMGGLGKNPNIPSYGEDPTRILLYLGGSTSLRGWAPQRFLTDEDHPKGGLTKALINAELRIPLIWILGLDLFLDAGTLDDKIGWDYGAELTVTTPLGPIRLYYAIPFGEPVGRGIINLGVPYAF; encoded by the coding sequence TTGACCTTCCCAAGACTTCAATTTCTCCTTGTCCCATCGCTCTGTCTTGTTCTCCCTCTGCAAGGCCAGCTCAAAGAGAAGGGGTACATTGTCGATCAGATACAGTTTGAGGGAAATCAGTCATTTTCCTCGAGGCAACTCAAGGGAGTTATCAAACTCAAAGAGCCTTTCCTCGTCAAGTCCTCTGAATTCAATCGCCGTTCTCTCAAGCTTGACGCCATTACGCTCAAAAACTTCTATCTATCCAGGGGGTTTCAGGACGCGACAGTGGAGGAATCGTTTACCGTCTCTGAAGAAGGGAGGGTGGACGTTCTATTCCGAATAACGGAGGGTGACCGTTCGTATCTCGAATCTGTAACCGTTCAAGGGAATGAGTTGCTGTCAGATGAGAGAATCGTGAGAATCTTGGGTCTAGAGATAGGGGAACCGTTCAATCCTGTAGGCGTGAGGCAGGGTTTTTCAGAGTTGCAGCGGGAGTACGGGAATCTGGGCAAACTTCTTGTCGTGGTTGAGTCAGGTTATCCTCCGGGTGAAGAAATCCATCTTACTCTCACCATCACGGAAGGTCCGACAGTCAAGATTGGCCGGATCATTATCGGCGGTCTTTCGAGGGTGGATTCTTCCATCGTCTCGAGGGAGTTGGAAATCGTCGAGGGGACGGTGTACAACGATGAACTCGTTGAGTTAAGTCAGCGGCAAATCTTCGAAACGGGTCTCTTTTCGTTTGTAGACATAATCCCGGAGAAGAGTCCGGATGCCGAAGATCTTGTGAACATCAGGGTAGAGCTCAAGGAGTTTACCGTGAGGGAATTGTTTTTTGAACCTGGCCTTGCACTAATAGGCTCAAGGGGTGAAGGCGAGGAATCAGTGTCAGGCGGGGAAGTGACCGTGCAGTGGTTGGACAGAAGCTCCTTTGGGACCGGCCTGCGCCTGAGAGCAAAAGCGTCGGTCCAATTTCCTCTCGAACCGGTTGAGAGCGCCTTTGGAAAAGCTATTCTCCGCTCAGAAGCAACTCTGTCCAGTCTCTGGATTCACCGATGGAGAGCTCCAAGCTCCTTGAGGCTTTTCCTAGTAAGGTTCCAGGATGATTTTTTCATGAGGATCGGAGGGGAATGGAATGTCCTCCACGTTTTCTCGGAAGAGTCGAGCATCAGAGGGGGGCTCCGGTGGTCCATTATCGATGTGAAAACAGGTGAACAAGAACAGGAACATGCCCTCCGGTTCTCCTATCGCCATCGACGTCTTGATAGCCCCATCTTCCCGTCCCGTGGTACCAGATTTACCGTGGAATCTTCTATAGTAGGTTGGCTTCTTGGGGGTGCCCGGGATTACTACCGGGTGGAGGTTGATTATCGCCGCTATTTTCCTTTCGGATCGTCCGCTGTTCTGGCGCTTAGGACCAAGCTTGGTCTGATGGGGGGACTGGGCAAGAATCCCAATATTCCGTCGTATGGTGAGGATCCCACGCGGATTCTCCTTTATCTCGGCGGAAGTACGAGTCTCCGGGGATGGGCACCACAGAGATTTCTCACGGATGAAGATCATCCCAAGGGCGGACTGACCAAGGCATTGATAAATGCTGAACTGAGGATTCCCCTCATCTGGATTCTCGGCCTGGATTTGTTTCTCGATGCCGGAACTCTTGATGACAAGATAGGGTGGGATTACGGAGCAGAGCTCACGGTGACAACTCCACTGGGTCCCATCAGACTCTACTATGCCATCCCTTTTGGAGAACCAGTAGGCAGGGGAATCATCAATCTGGGTGTCCCCTATGCTTTCTAA
- a CDS encoding translocation/assembly module TamB domain-containing protein produces the protein MSKKFKTGIVLALILSLAVGSILFILLRPSRWSREIVDYLNENILEENGWVLSVESMEGQFASDIVLENLYLRRTDGSVSVFSQNTVINFDFSRMLAGNWAISKLAWKNALITVERDKNQESEELAFVEKLLNKHFGIRELDIRETSVIVKEETVERLYAVDLKGEIASQEGFLVVSPSPLQITDLQTRTITVVSEGQIRLSDTQIAARAVRGTVAGTRYFLDARFTLVPEKAIEGELTVLGIAPHEYLGEGLSRLLPWDQVDITLQIAADMTSARAHATLYGSEDQNLLGEVSLDLLKLDGGFRLEDIVVRSGSFELTGGGVLRGDSTVTADFQVDHLDLEEFGLAVGTTNIRGSVQLWASVGSGKVDEAMASVALQNGKEGSDRFVKVTGKVSYGNRQLKFPDSLLVDFGYGHVLASGQIDLNRERVTASLTADNLDLRSAGSVFGLNQLEGSVRGEVDVSGYFRDPLVEGRLIVENGEHSHATVSSANVYFRINSVPHKNGYLNAVVEQGSLFGHMFDKGEINVHFQADTVRVANAILEGDGDYLKLSGKIVGTESFVIDQMQLSFRDEYVTNLGQVAFHRLSDGSILEPATFHMRDGSANISYVYRGGKLQSGSLSIVNLDLGSLWSVLNRDASLTGAAFAEFSAATVGDHLRLGGSFEIKDGMLQELEFSNLLFTGSLEDDILSVKELRLTGSNNVSLELSGFCGVRADEASRVYAVDPDSDVEFSSDFRNFELSILPGRLVDRWRLSGAATGSFVMSGVARSPEVIFEFSVRKPRLSRIRAESISGSGRYTDRRLYFEDLVGLTKTGRYSGEGYLPLDLALVREGEERFITVDPISMRFASRTSSLDLLTPYLSNVDSITGDMEIELSIEGTPRKPIRNGTIRINDGKIYLLTLDSPIDHVTGSAVIENNKFIIEDLIAASHMPPEISWAELLKSNLSRASGGMLFGNEKEERPSNIRVTGSMDMKQFFRPNLAFLITGQDVYVRTLLGEIEGIADLDVSITGKDTINIVGDIVPHESVLRIEFGGQGRYEDMTYEGKTVSRYKLHFPIADNLYIRNSQIDAELEGDMSIFKLGSGPYRYSGELNVLSGKFYYYSDVFDIQAGHLMFDPTEFNPKMDIQATTEISGIEIEVTLAGDFEEPIVTIEDSENFYSQSDLLQLLTIQKRFDEQGLSREDLGAQSANLLGRYLESEFERGVERSVVGATPLLDEFEIEGSSSLLDRSGGGDGSVKLGTRFSSSLYLSYKQSFSLSERQVGVEYRLNRNVSLVVTYDENGDAHLKYRRKYKF, from the coding sequence ATGAGTAAGAAGTTCAAAACAGGGATCGTTCTTGCCCTAATTCTCTCTCTGGCGGTGGGGAGTATCCTCTTTATCCTCCTGAGACCCAGCCGGTGGTCAAGGGAGATTGTCGATTATCTGAACGAAAACATCCTGGAGGAGAACGGTTGGGTGTTGTCGGTAGAATCCATGGAAGGCCAGTTTGCCTCTGACATTGTTCTCGAGAATCTGTATCTCAGGAGGACGGATGGATCTGTTTCAGTCTTCAGTCAAAACACAGTGATAAACTTCGATTTTTCCCGGATGTTGGCGGGGAATTGGGCCATCAGTAAGCTCGCCTGGAAGAACGCATTGATCACCGTGGAACGCGACAAGAACCAGGAATCCGAGGAGCTTGCCTTCGTTGAAAAGCTGTTGAATAAGCACTTTGGAATCCGCGAATTGGACATAAGAGAGACGTCGGTTATTGTCAAGGAGGAGACTGTCGAGCGTCTTTATGCCGTCGATCTAAAGGGCGAGATTGCCTCCCAGGAGGGATTCCTGGTAGTCTCCCCTAGCCCACTTCAAATAACTGATCTTCAGACGAGGACGATCACAGTTGTCTCGGAGGGGCAGATCAGGCTTTCGGACACTCAAATCGCCGCTCGAGCGGTCAGGGGAACAGTGGCGGGGACCCGCTACTTTCTGGATGCCCGGTTCACCCTTGTGCCGGAGAAGGCGATTGAAGGGGAATTGACAGTCCTGGGCATTGCCCCGCATGAGTATCTCGGTGAAGGACTTTCGAGACTATTGCCATGGGACCAGGTTGACATAACGCTGCAAATTGCCGCGGACATGACTTCTGCCAGGGCCCATGCCACCCTCTATGGATCAGAAGATCAGAACCTTCTTGGGGAGGTCAGCTTGGACCTTTTGAAACTGGACGGTGGTTTCAGGCTTGAGGATATAGTGGTGAGATCCGGCTCTTTCGAACTCACAGGCGGTGGGGTGCTCCGTGGTGACAGCACGGTGACGGCTGATTTTCAGGTAGATCATCTTGATTTGGAAGAGTTTGGCCTGGCTGTAGGGACCACCAATATTCGCGGTTCCGTTCAGCTTTGGGCTTCTGTTGGTTCCGGAAAGGTTGATGAGGCGATGGCGAGTGTGGCGTTGCAGAACGGGAAGGAGGGCAGCGATCGATTCGTCAAAGTCACGGGGAAAGTAAGCTACGGAAACAGGCAGCTGAAATTTCCCGATTCTCTTCTTGTAGATTTCGGCTACGGACATGTTTTGGCTTCAGGACAAATTGACTTGAACAGGGAAAGGGTGACGGCATCTCTCACGGCTGATAATCTTGACCTGAGATCCGCGGGGTCCGTTTTCGGTCTAAATCAACTGGAAGGAAGTGTGCGAGGAGAGGTGGATGTTTCGGGCTATTTCAGAGACCCCTTGGTCGAAGGTCGGCTCATCGTCGAAAACGGTGAGCATAGTCATGCGACCGTTTCGTCTGCAAACGTTTATTTTCGCATTAACTCTGTGCCACACAAGAACGGTTACCTGAACGCAGTCGTAGAGCAAGGTAGTCTTTTCGGCCACATGTTTGACAAAGGTGAAATCAACGTCCATTTCCAGGCCGATACCGTCAGAGTGGCAAACGCGATACTGGAGGGCGACGGCGACTATCTGAAATTGTCCGGGAAGATTGTAGGCACCGAATCTTTTGTTATTGATCAGATGCAGCTCTCCTTCAGGGACGAATATGTCACAAACCTGGGGCAGGTGGCATTCCATCGTCTGTCTGACGGATCGATTCTCGAGCCCGCCACCTTTCACATGCGTGACGGTTCCGCCAATATTTCCTATGTCTACCGCGGAGGTAAGCTCCAGTCCGGCTCTCTCAGCATTGTCAATCTGGATCTCGGGTCTCTCTGGTCGGTTCTTAACAGGGATGCTTCCCTGACAGGCGCGGCGTTTGCTGAATTCTCGGCTGCCACGGTGGGAGATCATCTCAGATTGGGAGGAAGCTTCGAAATTAAGGATGGAATGCTCCAGGAACTGGAATTCAGCAATCTGCTGTTCACTGGTAGTCTCGAGGACGATATATTGTCTGTCAAAGAGTTGCGATTGACGGGTTCGAATAATGTCAGTCTGGAACTGTCTGGATTCTGCGGGGTCCGGGCTGATGAAGCGAGTCGTGTCTATGCAGTGGATCCGGACAGCGACGTGGAATTCTCGAGCGACTTCAGGAATTTCGAGCTGAGCATCCTTCCGGGGCGTCTGGTGGACAGGTGGCGACTGAGCGGTGCGGCTACTGGCAGTTTTGTCATGTCGGGGGTAGCACGCTCTCCCGAGGTGATATTCGAATTCTCCGTAAGAAAACCGCGGCTGAGTAGAATTCGCGCTGAATCCATATCAGGCTCAGGTCGATACACAGACCGCCGGCTCTATTTCGAGGACCTGGTCGGGCTTACAAAGACCGGCCGCTACTCCGGTGAAGGCTATCTTCCCTTGGACCTTGCCCTGGTCAGGGAGGGGGAGGAGCGTTTCATAACGGTTGACCCAATATCCATGCGTTTTGCCTCCCGCACTTCGAGCCTGGACTTACTGACTCCCTATCTCTCCAATGTCGATTCAATCACGGGAGATATGGAAATCGAGTTGAGTATTGAAGGAACTCCTCGCAAACCGATTCGGAACGGGACGATCAGGATAAATGATGGAAAGATCTATCTCCTGACGCTTGACTCTCCAATTGATCATGTTACAGGCAGTGCCGTCATCGAAAACAACAAGTTTATCATAGAGGACCTTATCGCGGCCAGCCATATGCCACCTGAAATAAGCTGGGCCGAACTGCTAAAATCAAATCTTTCCCGGGCCTCGGGGGGAATGCTCTTTGGAAATGAGAAAGAAGAGCGTCCATCCAACATTCGCGTGACCGGAAGCATGGATATGAAACAGTTCTTCCGTCCGAATCTTGCGTTTCTCATTACAGGCCAGGATGTCTACGTAAGGACTCTCCTGGGGGAAATTGAAGGAATTGCCGATCTTGATGTGTCCATCACGGGCAAGGATACGATTAATATCGTTGGAGATATTGTCCCTCACGAATCGGTGTTGAGAATCGAGTTTGGTGGCCAGGGCAGGTATGAAGACATGACGTATGAGGGGAAAACAGTTTCACGATACAAGCTTCATTTCCCTATTGCAGATAATCTCTACATCCGAAACAGTCAGATCGACGCTGAACTGGAAGGCGACATGTCCATCTTCAAGTTGGGCAGCGGGCCCTATCGATATTCAGGTGAACTGAATGTCCTGTCAGGTAAGTTCTATTACTATTCTGACGTTTTCGATATTCAAGCCGGGCACCTCATGTTTGATCCGACTGAGTTCAATCCCAAAATGGATATCCAGGCAACCACCGAAATCTCCGGGATCGAAATTGAAGTGACACTAGCGGGCGATTTTGAGGAACCGATTGTCACCATTGAAGACAGCGAGAACTTCTATTCCCAGAGTGATCTTCTTCAGCTGCTCACCATTCAAAAACGTTTTGACGAACAAGGCCTGTCACGAGAAGATCTTGGCGCTCAATCGGCTAACCTCCTGGGAAGGTATCTGGAAAGTGAATTTGAAAGAGGTGTTGAAAGAAGTGTAGTAGGTGCAACACCCCTCCTGGACGAATTCGAAATTGAGGGGTCCTCTTCATTGCTTGATCGGTCCGGGGGAGGTGACGGATCGGTAAAACTAGGTACCCGGTTTTCATCAAGCCTCTATCTCAGCTACAAGCAAAGTTTCTCCCTGTCTGAACGTCAGGTGGGCGTGGAATACCGTCTGAACAGGAACGTGTCTCTGGTTGTGACGTACGATGAGAATGGTGACGCGCACCTGAAGTACCGCCGGAAATACAAATTCTAG
- the dnaK gene encoding molecular chaperone DnaK, protein MAKIIGIDLGTTNSCVAILEGGEPKVITNPEGGRTTPSVVAFTKDGERLIGQPAKRQAVTNPKNTVYSIKRFMGREFDEVGTEMSEVPFEVKKGKRGGVEIFAGGKVHSPPEVSAMILQKLRQTAEDYLGESIKEAIITVPAYFNDSQRQATKDAGKIAGMTVRRIINEPTAAALAYGLDKKKDQKVAVFDLGGGTFDISILDLMEIDGEKSIEVNASNGDGHLGGDDLDQEVLDWIADEFKKSDGIDLRKDAMALQRLREAAESAKKELSSSTKTDINLPFITADSAGPRHLNIALTRAKFEELVDHLIERTKEPCVQALKDAGLTADDINEVLLVGGSTRIPKVQETVKKIFGKEPSKGVNPDEVVAMGAGIQGGILAGDVEDILLLDVTPLSLGIETLGGVSTRLIERNTTIPTRKSQIFSTAADSQTSVEIHVLQGEREMAVYNKTIGRFHLEGIPPAQRGVPQIEVTFDIDANGILDVNAKDKATGKEQTIRIEASSGLTSEEIDKMVDDAKKHEQEDKQKREEVDLKNQADQLVYQTEKNLKEFDEKLTDDDKKQLQESVEKLKKANAGGNSEDIRSSSEELNKVWNEIANKMYASAKTEEPKKEKAKTEGPKGDGDGEVEDADFEVVD, encoded by the coding sequence ATGGCGAAGATTATCGGCATTGATCTGGGAACAACGAATTCTTGCGTGGCCATACTGGAGGGGGGCGAACCGAAGGTGATCACAAATCCAGAGGGGGGTCGAACCACACCATCCGTTGTGGCATTCACGAAGGATGGAGAACGTTTGATCGGTCAGCCTGCAAAACGACAGGCGGTTACAAATCCGAAGAACACGGTCTATTCCATCAAGCGTTTCATGGGAAGGGAATTCGATGAAGTCGGTACTGAAATGTCGGAAGTTCCCTTTGAAGTGAAAAAAGGGAAGAGAGGAGGCGTGGAGATCTTCGCCGGCGGTAAGGTTCACAGTCCACCGGAAGTCAGTGCCATGATCCTTCAAAAACTCCGTCAAACTGCTGAAGATTACCTAGGTGAATCCATAAAAGAGGCTATCATTACGGTCCCCGCCTATTTTAACGATTCTCAGCGACAGGCGACCAAGGATGCGGGCAAGATAGCGGGCATGACGGTTCGTCGCATCATCAACGAACCTACGGCCGCCGCACTGGCCTACGGATTGGACAAGAAAAAAGATCAGAAAGTGGCTGTTTTCGACTTAGGCGGCGGAACATTCGATATTTCCATTCTCGATCTCATGGAAATCGATGGTGAAAAATCGATCGAAGTAAACGCCAGTAACGGAGACGGACACTTGGGCGGAGATGACCTGGACCAGGAGGTTCTGGACTGGATCGCAGATGAATTCAAGAAGTCAGATGGAATCGACCTGCGCAAAGATGCCATGGCTCTTCAGCGGTTGAGGGAAGCTGCCGAAAGTGCCAAGAAGGAACTATCCAGTTCCACAAAAACAGATATCAATCTTCCATTCATTACGGCGGATTCCGCCGGCCCCAGGCATCTCAATATTGCGCTCACAAGGGCGAAATTCGAGGAGCTTGTGGACCACCTTATTGAAAGGACAAAAGAACCCTGCGTCCAGGCGCTGAAGGACGCCGGACTGACGGCTGATGACATCAATGAGGTACTGCTTGTGGGTGGTTCAACCAGGATACCCAAGGTGCAGGAAACGGTGAAAAAGATCTTTGGGAAGGAACCCAGCAAGGGGGTGAATCCCGATGAAGTTGTGGCCATGGGAGCGGGCATCCAGGGAGGCATTCTGGCGGGAGATGTTGAGGACATCCTCCTCCTCGACGTTACGCCGCTCTCGTTGGGAATCGAAACGCTCGGAGGCGTCTCGACAAGGTTGATAGAAAGAAATACCACCATACCCACGAGAAAGAGCCAGATCTTCTCAACAGCAGCGGATAGCCAGACGTCGGTAGAGATTCATGTTCTCCAAGGTGAGCGTGAGATGGCCGTTTACAACAAGACGATTGGACGGTTCCACCTCGAAGGCATTCCCCCGGCGCAACGAGGTGTTCCTCAAATCGAGGTGACATTTGACATTGACGCCAACGGTATCCTGGATGTAAACGCCAAAGATAAGGCGACGGGAAAGGAACAGACTATCCGGATTGAGGCTTCAAGTGGCCTTACCTCTGAAGAGATTGACAAGATGGTGGACGATGCAAAAAAACATGAACAGGAGGACAAGCAGAAGCGGGAAGAAGTGGATCTGAAGAACCAGGCGGACCAACTTGTCTATCAAACCGAAAAGAATCTGAAAGAATTTGATGAAAAACTGACTGATGATGACAAAAAACAACTCCAGGAGTCCGTGGAAAAACTGAAGAAAGCGAACGCCGGGGGGAACAGTGAGGATATCCGTTCCTCCAGTGAGGAACTCAACAAAGTCTGGAATGAGATAGCAAACAAGATGTACGCCAGCGCCAAAACCGAGGAGCCTAAGAAAGAGAAGGCGAAAACGGAAGGTCCAAAAGGAGATGGCGACGGAGAAGTTGAGGACGCCGATTTCGAGGTAGTCGACTGA